The following are encoded in a window of Vigna unguiculata cultivar IT97K-499-35 chromosome 8, ASM411807v1, whole genome shotgun sequence genomic DNA:
- the LOC114194285 gene encoding uncharacterized protein LOC114194285, which produces MGRVYAMTRVEATGLGNLLGLSVRELQCELVVSTPASGLVRTSSLCPRCPVEVEGRRYKRLLFPGSDEFESVSPQGVAREIQSGAQCFIIFARMEVGERKITSIIPVVQDFEDVFPEEVSGLPPRREVEFSIDLVPGTCPVSMAPYRMAPAELAELKKQIEELMAKQFIRPSTSSWGAPVLLVKKKDGSSRLCLDYR; this is translated from the exons ATGGGCAGAGTCTATGCCATGACCAGAGTAGAGGCCACAGGTTtaggtaacctt TTGGGTCTGTCGGTGcgcgagctgcagtgtgagcttgTTGTGTCTACCCCAgcatcgggtttggtcaggacgtcgtccttatGTCCTAGGTGTCCAGtagaggtagagggacgcaggtacaaA aggttgttgtttCCCGGCTCAGATGAGTTTGAGTCAGTGTCTCCGCAGGGGGTGGCACGAGAGATTCAGAGTGGCGCACAGTGCTTCATAATCTTCGCTCGTATGGAGGTGGGAGAGAGAAAGATAACATCAATAATACCGGTTGTGCAGGATTTTGAGGATGTGTTCCCAGAGGAAGTGTCAGGGTTACCTCCCCGCAGAGAGGTAGAGTTCTCGATCGATCTAGTGCCGGGGACATGTCCAGTATCGATGGCTCCCTACCGCATGGCTCCAGCGGAGCTGGCTGAACttaagaaacagatagaggaaCTGATGGCGAAACAGTTTATCCGACCCAGTACTTCGTCTTGGGGAGCGCCAGTGCTGttagtaaagaagaaggatgggagttcacgaCTGTGTTTGGACTACAGATAG
- the LOC114194286 gene encoding uncharacterized protein LOC114194286: MAVAVTVKLAQASTSRPGEWTMAPSRRTSQSSQGDVHDIARAIKAMVVAMAQQSAAMMQQHETSIQRQAASLEQQQLEENRAVAHVFGPEPRPAVKEWSLKDFLKHHPAKFDGKTSPDVADQWLKDLKRIYDAKMCPAENRLAFFVYMLTGEAEHWWISTKSILEERDDLVTWETFRERFLSEYFPDSIRRFYTQPLDEEWRCRKFENGLRGDICLMARVMEKIKREVEGQRPQQPQPPQRIGGPSGSKPRHEERRRPYDRPHHQPQGSRSFSPPQGRVQCYICGGPHLRSACPRMEGYRRCNNCGKEGHFGKDYPTLARAAARPPVQTPHQHQRRDRGNRP; encoded by the exons tggacTATGGCACCTTCTCGTAGGACTTCGCAATCATCCCAGGGAGACGTACATGATATCGCCAGAGCCATAAAGGCGATGGTAGTGGCTATGGCGcagcagagtgctgcgatgatgcagcagcatgagaCATCCATTCAGCGACAggcggcgtcgcttgagcagcagcaa ctggaggagaacagggcaGTTGCCCATGTGTTTGGCCCTGAACCACGACCTGCAGTCAAGGAGTGGAGCTTAAAGGATTTTTTGAAGCACCACCCAGCGAAGTTTGATGGGAAGACCAGTCCTGACGtcgcagaccaatggctgaaggacctgaAGCGCATTTATGATGCGAAGATGTGTCCTGCGGAGAACAGGTTGGCGTTCTTTGTGTACATGCTCACAGGGGAGGCAGAGCATTGGTGGATCAGCACCAAATCCatcctggaggagagggatgaCCTAGTGACATGGGAAACTTTCAGAGAGAGATTTCTCTCAGAGTACTTCCCAGACAGCATccg CCGCTTCTATACACAGCCACTTGACGAGGAGTGGAGATGTCGTAAGTTCGAGAACGGCCTTCGCGGTGATATCTGCTTGATG gccagggtgatggagaagataaAACGCGAGGTGGAAGGCCAGCGCCCACAGCAGCCACAGCCGCCTCAGAGGATCGGTGGACCGTCTGGGTCCAAGCCCAGgcatgaggagcggaggagaccatatGACAGACCCCACCATCAGCCTCAGGGGTCTAGGAGCTTTTCCCCACCGCAGGGCCGAGTTCAGTGCTACATTTGTGGAGGCCCTCACCTGAGGAGTGCTTGTCCACGCATGGAGGGTTACCGcaggtgcaacaactgtggcaaggaaggccactttgggaaggattaTCCCACCCTTGCTAGGGCAGCagcacgccctccagttcagactccCCATCAGCATCAGAGGAGGGATAGAGGCAACAGGCCTTAG